A window from Triticum aestivum cultivar Chinese Spring chromosome 6D, IWGSC CS RefSeq v2.1, whole genome shotgun sequence encodes these proteins:
- the LOC123144151 gene encoding uncharacterized protein, whose product MNLRRRRLFHRLRFLLVTSFRPSVHRKMKRIMPFCWNCFSGLSNHSDHPCLHYATCCWMALAVQACGTGRTVRHGGTAHLRGEKTKVLQVSSTTYRRRQEWLQSCYEMTLTELLYLTWPRSPQNPVSVEYAGWIHICRVHVVCVSDIQWENTTMQVSDPVLDAILRLYSGL is encoded by the exons ATGAACTTAAGGAGAAGGCGCTTATTTCATCGGCTAAGGTTTCTGTTGGTTACTTCTTTTCGTCCTTCAGTTCATCGAAAAATGAAGAGGATCATGCCTTTCTGTTGGAATTGCTTTTCTGGTTTAAGCAATCATTCAG ATCACCCATGCCTCCACTACGCCACCTGCTGTTGGATGGCACTGGCCGTCCAAGCATGTGGAACTGGAAGGACTGTCCGTCATGGCGGCACAGCTCATCTCAGAGGAGAAAAGACCAAGGTCCTGCAG GTTTCAAGTACTACATATAGGAGGAGGCAGGAGTGGCTGCAATCTTGCTACGAAATGACACTTACGGAGCTTCTTTACCTAACATGGCCAAGAAGTCCGCAAAATCCAGTGAGCGTAGAGTATGCTGGTTGGATACATATCTGCAGAGTGCATgtagtgtgtgtgtcagatatACAGTGGGAAAACACCACAATGCAAGTGTCAGATCCTGTTCTTGATGCAATTTTGCGACTCTATTCTGGACTGTAA